In a genomic window of Bordetella petrii:
- a CDS encoding restriction endonuclease, with protein MKLMAKNSLFAILLRSPWWISLLVAAVLIIIGLAALPPAYAPFPVFAAIPFLAIAGIAAWKQRGKPSPARVEQTASALAALSWPAFADALEAALRRDGCEVRRLDGAAADFEVTRAGGGRALLAARRWKAAHTGVEPLQRLEAARASAGAGTSIYVALGAPSAPARDYAARHNISFMDAEALARLLPAGVPQAPRQQ; from the coding sequence ATGAAACTCATGGCCAAGAACTCGCTGTTCGCCATTTTGCTGCGCTCCCCATGGTGGATCAGCCTGCTGGTGGCGGCCGTACTGATCATCATCGGACTGGCGGCGCTGCCGCCTGCCTACGCGCCGTTTCCGGTCTTTGCGGCCATTCCGTTCCTGGCGATTGCCGGCATCGCCGCCTGGAAGCAGCGCGGCAAGCCTTCGCCGGCGCGGGTCGAGCAAACCGCCAGCGCCCTGGCCGCGCTGTCCTGGCCCGCCTTTGCCGACGCGTTGGAAGCCGCGCTGCGCCGCGACGGCTGCGAGGTCAGGCGCCTGGATGGCGCGGCGGCCGATTTCGAAGTCACCCGCGCCGGCGGTGGCCGCGCCCTGCTGGCCGCGCGCCGCTGGAAGGCGGCCCATACCGGCGTCGAGCCTCTGCAACGGCTGGAAGCCGCCCGGGCCAGTGCCGGCGCCGGCACGAGCATCTACGTGGCACTGGGCGCCCCCTCGGCGCCGGCCCGCGACTACGCCGCCCGCCACAACATCAGTTTCATGGATGCCGAGGCGCTGGCGCGCCTGCTGCCGGCAGGTGTGCCGCAAGCGCCCCGCCAGCAGTAG
- a CDS encoding ABC transporter substrate-binding protein, with protein sequence MKLRLQVMAASIALIGWSAAWAGVPEAEKWVDSEFQPSTLSKDKQMAEMQWFIDAAAKLKAKGVNEINVVSETITTHEYESKTLARAFTEITGIKVNHDLIQEGDVVEKLQTSMQSGKSIYDGWISDSDLIGTHYRYGAILPLSDYMAGAGKDWTNPDLDLKDFIGTKFTTAPDGKLYQLPDQQFANVYWFRADWFARPDLREKFKAKYGYDLGVPTNWSAYEDIADFFTNDVKELDGKKIYGHMDYGKKDPSLGWRFTDAWLSMAGAADKGLPNGMPVDEWGIRVADDKCTPVGASVERGGATNSPAAVYALTKYIDWMKKYAPPQAMGMTFSESGPVPAQGHIAQQIFWYTAFTADMTKKGLPVVNEDGTPKWRMAPSPYGPYWKDGMQNGYQDVGSWTFFKSTDPDRLAAAWLYAQFVTSKTVSLKKSITGLTFIRDSDIHSDYFTKNADRYGGLIEFYRSPARVAWTPTGNNVPDYPKLAQLWWKNVATAVTGEQTPQKAMDNLADEMDRVMARLERAGMSHCAPKLNKKSDPSKWLSDEHAPWKKLANEKPQGQTIPYDQLLQAWKEGKVR encoded by the coding sequence ATGAAATTGCGATTGCAAGTCATGGCGGCAAGCATCGCCTTGATCGGGTGGTCGGCCGCGTGGGCAGGAGTGCCCGAGGCCGAGAAATGGGTCGACTCCGAATTCCAGCCGTCGACGCTGTCCAAAGACAAGCAGATGGCCGAGATGCAATGGTTCATCGACGCGGCGGCCAAGCTCAAGGCCAAGGGCGTCAACGAGATCAACGTGGTGTCCGAAACCATCACCACCCACGAGTACGAGTCCAAGACGCTGGCGCGCGCCTTTACCGAGATCACCGGCATCAAGGTCAATCACGACCTGATCCAGGAAGGCGACGTGGTCGAGAAGCTGCAGACGTCGATGCAGTCGGGAAAATCCATCTACGACGGCTGGATCTCCGATTCTGACCTCATCGGCACGCACTACCGGTACGGCGCCATTCTGCCGCTGTCCGACTACATGGCCGGAGCCGGCAAGGACTGGACCAACCCCGACCTGGACCTGAAGGATTTCATCGGCACCAAGTTCACCACCGCGCCCGACGGCAAGCTGTACCAGTTGCCCGACCAGCAGTTTGCCAATGTGTACTGGTTCCGCGCCGACTGGTTCGCCCGTCCGGACCTGCGCGAGAAATTCAAGGCCAAGTACGGCTACGACCTGGGCGTGCCCACCAACTGGTCGGCGTACGAAGACATTGCCGATTTCTTCACCAATGACGTGAAGGAACTCGACGGCAAGAAGATCTACGGTCACATGGATTACGGCAAGAAAGATCCCTCGCTGGGCTGGCGCTTCACCGACGCGTGGCTGTCGATGGCGGGCGCGGCCGACAAGGGCCTGCCCAACGGCATGCCGGTGGACGAATGGGGCATCCGCGTGGCCGATGACAAGTGCACGCCGGTGGGCGCCTCGGTAGAGCGGGGCGGGGCCACCAACAGTCCGGCGGCCGTCTACGCGCTGACCAAATACATCGACTGGATGAAGAAGTACGCGCCGCCGCAGGCCATGGGCATGACGTTCTCGGAATCGGGGCCGGTGCCCGCGCAGGGCCACATCGCCCAGCAGATCTTCTGGTACACCGCCTTCACGGCCGACATGACCAAGAAGGGCCTGCCGGTGGTCAACGAAGACGGAACGCCTAAGTGGCGCATGGCGCCATCGCCCTATGGGCCGTACTGGAAAGACGGCATGCAGAACGGCTATCAGGACGTGGGCTCATGGACTTTCTTCAAGTCCACCGACCCCGACCGTCTGGCCGCCGCCTGGCTGTACGCGCAGTTCGTCACGTCCAAGACCGTGTCGCTGAAGAAGTCCATCACCGGGCTGACGTTCATCCGCGACAGCGACATCCATAGCGACTACTTCACCAAGAACGCCGACCGCTACGGCGGCTTGATCGAGTTCTACCGCAGCCCGGCGCGGGTGGCATGGACGCCCACCGGCAACAACGTGCCCGACTATCCCAAGCTGGCCCAGCTGTGGTGGAAGAACGTGGCCACGGCGGTCACGGGCGAACAGACGCCGCAGAAGGCCATGGACAACCTGGCTGACGAAATGGACCGCGTCATGGCGCGCCTGGAACGCGCCGGCATGAGCCACTGCGCGCCCAAGCTCAACAAGAAGAGCGATCCGTCGAAATGGCTGTCCGACGAGCACGCGCCGTGGAAGAAGCTGGCCAACGAAAAGCCGCAAGGCCAGACCATTCCGTACGACCAGCTGCTGCAAGCCTGGAAGGAGGGCAAAGTTCGCTGA
- a CDS encoding DUF502 domain-containing protein, translated as MTRLYRYFFRGLITVLPIALTIYVLYILLAWTERAALALLSPFIGSFYIPGMGLVLGVLGILLIGYLVSKERVQRVFHLVEMPFTNLPVVKSIYSSLKSFADYFSPSAKTDTQHVVILRIPGQPLELVGLITRRGADGLPDGFLPGERVAVYLPMGYMIGGYTVFVPTDWVQPIDMSVEEAMRASLIAWMARSPDGSPAARPEPPATPPATPPASEAPAAVPPGPPAAP; from the coding sequence ATGACGCGCCTGTACCGATATTTCTTCCGCGGGCTGATCACGGTGTTGCCGATCGCGCTGACGATCTACGTGCTGTACATCCTGCTGGCCTGGACCGAACGGGCGGCGCTGGCCCTGCTCAGCCCGTTCATCGGCAGTTTCTACATTCCCGGCATGGGCCTGGTGCTGGGCGTGCTGGGTATTCTGCTGATCGGCTACCTGGTCTCGAAAGAGCGCGTGCAACGCGTTTTCCACCTGGTGGAGATGCCGTTCACCAACCTGCCGGTGGTCAAGAGCATTTATTCGTCGCTCAAGAGCTTCGCCGACTACTTCTCGCCCAGCGCCAAGACCGACACGCAGCACGTGGTGATCCTGCGCATTCCGGGCCAGCCGCTCGAACTGGTGGGCCTCATCACCCGGCGCGGCGCCGACGGCTTGCCCGACGGCTTCCTGCCGGGCGAGCGCGTGGCCGTGTATTTGCCCATGGGCTACATGATCGGCGGCTATACCGTATTCGTGCCCACCGACTGGGTGCAGCCCATTGATATGTCTGTCGAGGAAGCCATGCGCGCCTCGCTGATTGCGTGGATGGCGCGCAGCCCCGACGGTTCGCCCGCGGCGCGGCCCGAGCCGCCTGCTACTCCGCCTGCCACCCCGCCTGCCTCCGAGGCGCCAGCGGCCGTCCCGCCTGGCCCGCCCGCGGCTCCCTGA
- a CDS encoding metallophosphoesterase family protein has translation MIHLIHTADWQIGRQYGQFDTDDAAMLAEARYAAVARIAALATERRADAVLVAGDVFDTQAVSDRSIRRLFDALAGYAGPWVLIAGNHDAALADSVWSRAHQLGCIGANVHVPLRPGVVDLPGLNLAVLAAPLTQRHTYDDTTAVFDTLATEPGRVRVGLAHGSVAGRLPDTVDSANPIAADRAARARLDYLALGDWHGCLQIDARTWYAGTPEPDRFRANASGCALDVRLPGAGAEPVVQTLPVAQYRWAHWTESLVLPSDAEALAQRLQALGAHDVLRLELSGQLPLDAWDMLQESVARAAARTRALLLDAANVSLAPGAQDLAALGASGYVGEVAAQLQALQDDPAQASAARQALRLLVQFQRERAESP, from the coding sequence GTGATTCATCTCATCCATACCGCCGATTGGCAGATCGGGCGGCAGTACGGCCAGTTCGACACCGATGACGCCGCCATGCTGGCCGAGGCCCGCTATGCGGCGGTGGCTCGCATCGCCGCACTGGCGACCGAGCGGCGCGCCGACGCGGTGCTGGTGGCGGGCGACGTATTCGACACCCAGGCCGTGTCCGACCGCAGCATTCGCCGCTTGTTCGATGCGCTGGCCGGCTATGCCGGCCCCTGGGTGCTTATTGCCGGCAACCACGACGCGGCGCTGGCCGACAGCGTCTGGTCGCGGGCGCACCAGCTCGGCTGCATCGGGGCCAACGTGCATGTGCCGCTGCGGCCCGGCGTGGTTGACCTGCCCGGCCTGAACCTGGCCGTGCTGGCCGCGCCTCTGACGCAGCGCCACACTTACGACGACACCACCGCCGTGTTCGATACGCTGGCTACCGAGCCGGGCCGCGTGCGGGTGGGGCTGGCCCACGGCAGCGTGGCCGGCCGGCTGCCCGATACGGTGGATTCCGCCAATCCCATTGCCGCCGACCGCGCGGCCCGTGCCAGGCTCGACTATCTGGCCCTGGGCGACTGGCACGGCTGCCTGCAAATCGACGCCCGTACCTGGTATGCCGGCACGCCCGAGCCCGACCGCTTCCGCGCCAATGCCTCGGGCTGTGCGCTGGACGTGCGCTTGCCCGGCGCTGGCGCCGAGCCCGTGGTCCAGACGCTGCCAGTGGCGCAATACCGATGGGCGCACTGGACCGAATCGCTGGTGCTGCCATCCGATGCCGAAGCGCTGGCACAGCGCCTGCAGGCCCTGGGCGCGCACGACGTGCTGCGCCTGGAGCTCTCCGGCCAGTTGCCGCTCGATGCCTGGGACATGCTGCAAGAATCCGTGGCACGCGCCGCCGCGCGCACGCGCGCCTTGCTGCTCGATGCCGCCAACGTGTCCCTGGCGCCTGGCGCGCAAGACCTGGCAGCCCTGGGGGCGAGCGGCTACGTGGGCGAAGTGGCCGCGCAACTGCAAGCGCTACAGGACGATCCGGCCCAGGCTTCGGCCGCCAGGCAGGCCTTGCGCCTGCTGGTGCAATTCCAGCGCGAACGGGCGGAGTCGCCATGA
- a CDS encoding D-amino acid dehydrogenase yields MHVIVLGSGVIGTTTAYYLARQGAKVTVLDRQPEAACETSYANAGQVSPGYSTPWAAPGIPFKALKWLFQKDAPLAIRPDGTLYQWRWMAAMLANCTAGRYTVNKERMLRLAEYSRDCLRELRADTGIQYEARTLGTLQLFRSASQYQAAQRDIQVLDACGVPYELLDSARLQTVEPALARTAHKLAGGLRLPNDETGDCRLFTRRLAQLAAGLGVEFRYGQDVEALVAGGAEIRGVRVGGETLAADRYVAAFGSYTRGFLAPLGLELPVYPVKGYSLTIPLASAEAAPVSTVLDETYKVAITRFDNRIRVGGMAELAGFDLGLNPAHRRTLEHVVTDLYPGCGEVAQAEFWTGLRPMTPDSTPIVGATRYANLFLNTGHGTLGWTMACGSGKVVADLVTGQRPAIRADDLALARYQAAQTRHAGPALGERSAA; encoded by the coding sequence ATGCACGTCATCGTCCTGGGCAGCGGCGTCATCGGCACCACGACCGCGTATTACCTGGCCCGCCAGGGCGCCAAAGTCACGGTGCTCGACCGCCAGCCCGAGGCTGCCTGCGAAACCAGCTACGCCAACGCCGGGCAGGTGTCGCCGGGCTATTCCACGCCCTGGGCGGCGCCCGGCATTCCCTTCAAGGCGCTGAAGTGGCTGTTCCAGAAAGACGCGCCGCTGGCGATCCGGCCCGACGGCACGCTGTACCAGTGGCGCTGGATGGCCGCGATGCTGGCCAACTGCACGGCCGGCCGCTACACCGTCAATAAAGAACGCATGCTGCGCCTGGCTGAATACAGCCGCGATTGCCTGCGTGAGCTGCGCGCCGACACCGGCATCCAGTACGAAGCCCGCACGCTCGGCACGCTGCAGTTGTTCCGCAGCGCCAGCCAGTATCAGGCGGCCCAGCGCGACATCCAGGTGCTGGACGCCTGTGGCGTGCCCTACGAATTGCTGGACAGCGCCCGTCTGCAAACCGTCGAGCCGGCGCTGGCCCGCACCGCGCACAAGCTGGCCGGCGGCCTGCGCCTGCCCAACGACGAAACCGGCGATTGCCGCCTGTTCACGCGCCGCCTGGCCCAACTGGCGGCCGGCCTGGGCGTGGAGTTCCGCTATGGGCAAGACGTCGAGGCCCTGGTGGCGGGCGGCGCCGAGATCCGCGGCGTGCGGGTCGGCGGCGAAACCCTGGCGGCCGACCGCTATGTGGCGGCGTTCGGCAGCTATACGCGCGGGTTCCTGGCCCCCCTGGGCCTGGAGCTGCCCGTCTACCCGGTGAAGGGGTATTCGCTCACCATCCCGCTGGCCAGCGCCGAGGCGGCCCCGGTATCCACGGTGCTCGACGAAACCTACAAGGTTGCCATCACGCGCTTCGACAACCGTATCCGGGTTGGCGGCATGGCCGAGCTGGCGGGATTCGACCTGGGCCTGAACCCGGCGCACCGGCGCACGCTGGAGCACGTCGTGACCGATCTGTATCCCGGTTGCGGCGAGGTCGCCCAGGCCGAGTTCTGGACCGGCCTGCGCCCCATGACGCCCGACAGCACCCCCATTGTGGGCGCCACGCGCTACGCCAATCTGTTCCTGAACACCGGGCACGGCACGCTGGGCTGGACCATGGCCTGCGGCTCCGGCAAGGTGGTGGCGGATCTGGTCACCGGCCAGCGGCCCGCCATCCGCGCCGATGACCTGGCCCTGGCGCGCTACCAGGCCGCGCAGACGCGCCACGCCGGGCCCGCGCTGGGCGAGCGCTCGGCGGCGTAG
- a CDS encoding Bug family tripartite tricarboxylate transporter substrate binding protein, with protein sequence MLKKNPFFNTALLAVACLIGSGAQAQGYPERPVRLLVPFAAGGTTDLVARIVADGLSRELGQPVVVENRGGGGGAIGAEALTKAAPDGYTIGVATVSTMATNPATNAQTPYDPLKDFTPITNLVNVPNVLTVNPKTPAKTLKEFIALLKSQPGTYSYASAGTGSISHLDGELFKSLTGTDMIHVPYRGSGPALNDTLAGQVSAQFDNLPSSISHIQAGKLRALAVAAPARVAGLPDVPTFAEAGLPAMDNMAWYGLVAPAGVSPAIVKRVHDAAVKTLQDPAIRQRLEERGALVDGNTPEQYAAQIKRELELRKRIADEQHIRLN encoded by the coding sequence ATGTTAAAGAAGAACCCGTTTTTCAACACCGCCCTGCTCGCCGTGGCCTGCCTGATCGGCTCCGGCGCGCAGGCCCAGGGCTACCCTGAACGCCCCGTGCGCCTGCTGGTGCCCTTTGCCGCCGGCGGCACCACCGACCTGGTGGCCCGCATCGTGGCCGACGGCCTGAGCCGCGAACTGGGCCAGCCCGTGGTGGTCGAGAACCGCGGCGGCGGCGGCGGCGCGATCGGCGCCGAAGCCCTGACCAAGGCCGCGCCCGACGGCTACACCATCGGCGTGGCCACCGTCAGCACCATGGCCACCAACCCCGCCACCAATGCGCAGACCCCGTACGATCCGCTGAAAGACTTCACGCCGATCACCAACCTGGTCAACGTGCCCAACGTGCTGACGGTGAACCCGAAAACGCCGGCCAAGACCCTGAAGGAATTCATCGCCCTGCTGAAATCGCAGCCCGGCACCTACAGCTATGCCTCGGCCGGCACGGGCAGCATTTCGCACCTGGACGGCGAACTCTTCAAGTCGCTGACCGGTACCGACATGATCCATGTGCCGTACCGGGGTTCGGGCCCGGCGCTGAACGACACGCTGGCCGGCCAGGTCAGCGCCCAGTTCGACAACCTGCCCTCGTCGATTTCGCACATCCAGGCTGGCAAGCTGCGCGCGCTGGCCGTGGCGGCCCCGGCTCGCGTGGCCGGCCTGCCCGATGTGCCCACGTTCGCCGAAGCGGGCCTGCCCGCCATGGACAACATGGCCTGGTATGGCCTGGTGGCGCCGGCCGGCGTCTCGCCCGCCATCGTCAAGCGCGTGCACGACGCGGCCGTGAAGACGCTGCAAGACCCGGCCATCCGCCAGCGCCTCGAAGAGCGCGGCGCTCTGGTCGATGGCAATACGCCCGAGCAGTACGCGGCCCAGATCAAGCGCGAGCTCGAACTGCGCAAGCGCATCGCCGATGAGCAGCACATCCGGCTGAACTAA
- a CDS encoding lipoprotein produces the protein MPPIETSCPPAPRQGIRIAAPDAGALQAECQAARNFLQGLGLARYVQAVPDGPHAMHFEPSQALLDQAPQRDTTALCARLGLDTEARADDLAREILLAMLLGPVAFPFPDAAELRSAVRIRQHIVQAARKTALAFDTEQAERPAGYWRYDEARGFTIEPGVSLIEALQKATQPDASGKLYSFSCYRATEYVTLLGIALELRDAHPALYARLERQWQTRAIMSGPFHDVFLREYGSMDAPLPPRYYVPGDRLWFRNPDAHSSNVEGYEGSWVFYLGSGLFNNFWKRDQPYTLTSKCVEIYHWRDGARQDGQGRLVLDEAIVEERVARSLADPAMVRDILARMLRRRDPQGVYAEGGCIDATRECAQWVLPGTAQIVLPDA, from the coding sequence ATGCCCCCCATCGAAACGTCTTGCCCGCCCGCCCCGCGGCAAGGCATCCGCATTGCCGCGCCCGACGCCGGCGCGCTGCAGGCCGAATGCCAGGCGGCTCGAAACTTTCTGCAGGGGTTGGGCCTGGCGCGGTACGTGCAGGCGGTGCCCGACGGTCCGCACGCCATGCATTTCGAACCCAGCCAGGCCCTGCTGGACCAGGCGCCCCAGCGCGACACCACCGCGCTGTGCGCCCGCCTGGGGCTCGATACCGAAGCCCGTGCCGACGACCTGGCGCGTGAAATCCTGCTGGCCATGTTGCTCGGGCCCGTAGCCTTTCCGTTTCCCGACGCCGCCGAGCTGCGCAGCGCCGTGCGCATCCGCCAGCACATTGTGCAGGCCGCCCGCAAAACCGCCCTGGCCTTCGACACCGAACAGGCCGAACGGCCGGCCGGTTACTGGCGCTACGACGAGGCGCGCGGCTTCACCATCGAGCCGGGCGTGTCGTTGATCGAGGCCTTGCAGAAGGCCACGCAGCCCGATGCCTCGGGCAAGCTGTATTCGTTTTCTTGCTACCGCGCCACCGAATACGTCACGCTGCTGGGCATTGCCCTGGAACTGCGGGATGCGCATCCGGCGCTGTACGCGCGGCTGGAACGCCAATGGCAGACGCGCGCCATCATGTCCGGGCCGTTCCATGACGTGTTCCTGCGTGAATACGGCTCGATGGACGCTCCGCTGCCGCCCCGCTACTACGTGCCAGGCGACCGGCTGTGGTTCCGCAACCCCGACGCGCACTCGTCCAACGTGGAAGGTTACGAAGGTTCGTGGGTGTTCTACCTGGGTAGCGGCCTGTTCAACAATTTCTGGAAGCGCGACCAGCCCTACACCCTGACCAGCAAGTGCGTCGAGATCTACCACTGGCGTGACGGCGCGCGCCAGGACGGACAGGGCCGGCTGGTGCTGGACGAAGCCATCGTCGAAGAGCGGGTGGCGCGCAGCCTGGCCGACCCGGCCATGGTGCGGGACATTCTGGCGCGCATGCTGCGGCGGCGCGACCCGCAAGGCGTCTACGCCGAAGGCGGCTGCATCGACGCCACCCGCGAATGCGCGCAATGGGTACTGCCGGGCACGGCGCAGATCGTACTGCCCGATGCGTGA
- a CDS encoding winged helix-turn-helix transcriptional regulator, whose protein sequence is MRELDRIDLKILDILQRDGRISITDLAERINLSATPCSERVKRLEREGVIAGYHARVNPAALGRNLLVFLEIKLSAKSGDMFDKVKQELLYVPEVMECHLVSGDFDYLVKARLTEMNEYRRLLGEILKRLPASAESRSYVVMEEIKETLFLPTHGH, encoded by the coding sequence ATGCGCGAACTCGACCGTATCGACCTGAAAATCCTCGACATTCTGCAGCGCGACGGACGCATCTCCATCACCGACCTGGCCGAACGCATCAACCTGTCGGCCACGCCCTGTTCCGAGCGCGTCAAGCGGCTGGAGCGCGAGGGCGTCATCGCCGGGTATCATGCGCGCGTCAATCCCGCCGCCCTGGGCCGAAACTTGCTGGTGTTCCTGGAAATCAAGCTGTCGGCCAAGTCGGGCGACATGTTCGACAAGGTCAAGCAGGAACTGCTCTACGTGCCCGAAGTCATGGAATGCCACCTGGTCTCGGGCGACTTCGACTACCTGGTGAAGGCCCGCCTCACCGAAATGAACGAATACCGCCGGCTGCTGGGCGAAATCCTCAAGCGCCTGCCCGCGTCGGCGGAATCGCGCAGTTATGTGGTCATGGAAGAAATCAAGGAAACCCTGTTCCTGCCCACCCATGGCCACTAA
- a CDS encoding AAA family ATPase, with amino-acid sequence MKLRRIALEEFRKFRGAAVLDDLADGLNVIAGPNEAGKSTFVAAIRAAFLERYKTTKVAGLAPWGAQGARPSVEIEFEHGGRRYLLRKSFLSRARCELLVDDGAERHEGEAAENTLAGLLGFEFSAKGTSRPEHGGIPGLLWIQQGEGQNLAEPAGHAQGHLREALTRLTGELASADGDYLYERIETERAALRDARSGRPKGAYKEAEDASQRAAQAAEALAAAKRALDADVDRLAALRRDHDKAQHEQPWLDFEQRAAQARARLAEIDREREALAGLQRELAQADDTLALLHDQVERDQRDSAALRELRAQAEAASAGLEPARAALQRALQRQQQADEQLAHCHAQVAAAQQAAQRRDCDEQLQRLDRELQRLDEAIAQAGKFAQQIDALQRDVAGLAIDEAGLRGLRELEQRIAHLQVQQRAGATRLEHRLEAGRRIDMGESALTDSGEVLLAEATELRIPGVGTLRIEPGGRDLPAVLAALHTAQAERQGLLARLGAVSLAEAETRAAAHERARRDLDMARQHLRIQAPEGVDALRAAQRQAHERRAQLQALRAGLPDAAAPVSLEQAQQALRAATAEAGHAAQEVVSARTALDTQQASTQVLQAQWTARQGEFDAAGRAAQREQRGARLVEARARRDTLAQRAQAAQAALQAHQPEIIEQDARRFEQSAALARDAHQRRHAELLQLQGKLEQAQAQGLGEQLLQAQADAQRLARRRDEFAMRARALDLLWQLVGERRAAATQRLLDPLARRLQHYVGLLFPGAQWRLDDALMPAALARGKGDDAIEMLSFGTREQLGVLARLAYADLLQQAGRPTLLVLDDTLVHADDSRRELMKRALYDAASRHQVLLFTCHAEAWQDMGVGVREVPAA; translated from the coding sequence ATGAAGCTGCGCCGTATCGCGCTAGAAGAATTCCGCAAGTTCCGCGGCGCCGCCGTGCTGGACGATCTGGCCGACGGCCTGAACGTCATCGCCGGTCCGAACGAGGCCGGCAAGAGCACCTTCGTGGCCGCCATCCGCGCCGCGTTCCTGGAACGCTACAAGACCACCAAGGTGGCCGGCCTGGCGCCGTGGGGCGCGCAGGGCGCCAGGCCCTCGGTCGAGATCGAATTCGAGCACGGCGGGCGCCGCTATCTGCTGCGCAAGTCGTTCCTCAGCCGTGCGCGCTGCGAGCTGCTGGTCGACGACGGCGCCGAGCGCCATGAAGGCGAGGCAGCCGAAAATACGCTGGCGGGCCTGCTGGGGTTCGAATTTTCCGCCAAGGGCACCAGCCGGCCCGAGCACGGCGGCATCCCAGGTCTGCTCTGGATCCAGCAAGGCGAAGGGCAGAACCTGGCCGAACCAGCGGGCCATGCGCAGGGTCACCTGCGCGAGGCGCTGACGCGTCTGACCGGGGAACTGGCCTCGGCCGACGGCGATTACCTCTACGAACGCATCGAGACCGAACGCGCCGCATTGCGTGATGCACGCAGCGGCCGGCCCAAGGGCGCCTACAAAGAGGCCGAAGACGCCAGCCAGCGGGCCGCGCAGGCCGCCGAAGCGCTGGCCGCCGCCAAGCGGGCGCTGGATGCCGACGTAGACCGGCTGGCCGCGCTGCGGCGCGACCACGACAAGGCGCAACATGAGCAACCCTGGCTCGATTTCGAACAGCGCGCGGCGCAGGCGCGCGCGCGCCTGGCCGAGATCGACCGCGAGCGCGAGGCGCTGGCCGGCCTGCAGCGTGAACTGGCGCAGGCCGACGATACCCTGGCGCTGCTGCACGACCAGGTCGAGCGGGACCAGCGCGATAGCGCGGCGTTGCGCGAACTGCGGGCCCAGGCCGAAGCGGCCTCGGCCGGCCTGGAGCCGGCCCGTGCCGCGCTGCAGCGGGCCCTGCAGCGGCAACAGCAGGCCGACGAGCAATTAGCACATTGCCATGCGCAGGTGGCCGCCGCGCAGCAGGCGGCACAGCGGCGCGACTGCGACGAACAACTGCAGCGGCTGGACCGCGAGCTGCAGCGCCTGGACGAGGCCATTGCCCAAGCCGGGAAGTTCGCGCAACAAATCGACGCCCTGCAGCGCGACGTTGCCGGGCTGGCGATCGATGAAGCCGGCCTGCGCGGCCTGCGCGAACTGGAACAGCGCATCGCGCATCTGCAGGTGCAGCAACGCGCGGGCGCGACCCGGCTGGAACATCGCCTGGAAGCCGGCCGCCGCATCGACATGGGCGAGTCGGCATTAACGGACTCGGGCGAAGTGCTGCTGGCCGAGGCGACCGAATTGCGCATTCCCGGGGTTGGCACTTTGCGCATCGAACCGGGCGGGCGCGACCTGCCGGCGGTACTCGCGGCGTTGCACACGGCGCAGGCCGAGCGGCAGGGCCTGCTTGCGCGCCTGGGCGCCGTCAGCCTGGCCGAAGCCGAGACGCGGGCCGCCGCCCACGAGCGGGCGCGCCGCGACCTGGATATGGCGCGCCAACATTTGCGGATCCAGGCGCCCGAGGGCGTCGACGCATTGCGGGCAGCCCAGCGCCAGGCCCATGAGCGCCGCGCGCAACTGCAGGCGCTGCGAGCCGGTTTGCCCGACGCCGCCGCGCCCGTGAGCCTGGAGCAGGCGCAGCAGGCCTTGCGCGCGGCCACGGCCGAGGCCGGACATGCCGCCCAGGAGGTGGTGTCGGCGCGCACCGCGCTCGATACGCAGCAGGCCAGCACGCAGGTGCTGCAAGCCCAGTGGACGGCGCGGCAGGGCGAGTTCGACGCCGCCGGGCGGGCTGCGCAGCGCGAGCAACGCGGCGCCAGACTGGTCGAGGCGAGGGCGCGGCGCGACACGCTGGCGCAGCGCGCCCAGGCCGCGCAGGCGGCCCTGCAGGCGCATCAGCCCGAGATCATCGAGCAGGATGCCCGGCGCTTTGAACAATCGGCGGCGCTGGCCCGCGATGCGCACCAGCGCCGCCACGCCGAGCTGCTGCAATTGCAGGGCAAGCTTGAACAGGCCCAGGCCCAGGGGCTGGGCGAGCAACTACTGCAGGCGCAGGCCGATGCCCAGCGGCTGGCGCGGCGGCGCGACGAATTCGCCATGCGGGCGCGGGCGCTCGACCTGCTGTGGCAGCTGGTCGGCGAGCGGCGCGCGGCGGCCACGCAGCGCCTGCTCGATCCGCTGGCGCGCCGGCTGCAGCATTATGTGGGCCTGTTGTTTCCTGGCGCGCAATGGCGCCTGGACGATGCGCTGATGCCCGCGGCGCTGGCGCGCGGCAAAGGCGACGATGCGATCGAGATGCTCAGCTTCGGTACGCGCGAGCAGCTGGGCGTGCTGGCGCGGCTTGCCTATGCCGATCTGCTGCAGCAGGCAGGCCGCCCGACGCTGCTGGTGCTGGACGACACCCTGGTCCATGCCGACGACAGCCGGCGCGAACTGATGAAGCGGGCCCTGTACGACGCGGCCTCGCGCCACCAGGTGCTGCTCTTTACTTGCCACGCCGAAGCCTGGCAGGACATGGGAGTCGGGGTGCGGGAAGTGCCGGCCGCCTGA